Proteins co-encoded in one Juglans regia cultivar Chandler chromosome 16, Walnut 2.0, whole genome shotgun sequence genomic window:
- the LOC108982287 gene encoding uncharacterized protein LOC108982287, which yields MMSCRTAFSPKNFTKTEDSNSDVQFSSEKNKTNSYASDHSSTSQTAVCLFKKYLITRSQYNMGKTNYMDGSQVIERKTAARPLLPPKSCCNLNRPPSFLEQGLLPGLGCDALQPNLTDDKPSTSQLTIFYAGAISVFDNVPADKAQAIMLLAGESSFSKPVVTEKPTAGLPMARSYSIQCFLEKRRGRKINKSPYAPPILRNDDEEDELEGAMDSGCHQTNSFILSPFPSRLGHF from the exons ATGATGTCTTGCAGAACCGCTTTCTCACCAAAGAATTTCACGAAAACAGAAGATTCTAACTCGGATGTTCAATTTAGTAGCGAAAAAAACAAGACAAACTCATATGCATCCGATCACAGTAGTACGTCACAAACAGCTGTCtgcttgtttaaaaaatatcttattacaaGATCGCAGTATAACATGGGTAAAACCAATTACATGGATGGATCGCAAGTTATCGAGAGGAAAACTGCTGCCCGCCCTCTGTTGCCTCCTAAATCTTGTTGCAATTTGAATCGACCCCCTTCTTTCTTAGAGCAAGGATTACTTCCAGGACTTGG GTGTGATGCGTTACAACCAAATTTAACGGACGACAAGCCTTCAACCTCACAGCTTACAATATTCTACGCAGGGGCTATTTCTGTCTTCGACAATGTTCCTGCTGACAAG GCCCAAGCAATTATGCTTCTTGCAGGTGAAAGCTCTTTCTCAAAACCTGTTGTCACAGAAAAGCCGACTGCAG GCCTTCCAATGGCAAGAAGCTATTCTATCCAATGTTTTCTTGAAAAGCGCCGGGGCAG gaaaataaacaaatctcCTTATGCTCCTCCCattttaagaaatgatgatgaagaagacgagCTGGAGGGAGCAATGGACAGTGGGTGCCACCAAACTAATAGCTTTATTCTTTCCCCTTTCCCTTCGCGTTTAGGTCATTTTTAA
- the LOC108982286 gene encoding uncharacterized protein At5g49945-like — protein sequence MFMLQNTSTVHTRRKLEQQISIHRESEREIAMASRPLFPSLLHLLAFLSLLNLFLSHLSRSLVLAADSHFEGFDSEDADPDIDSDPDILYPNSLRSPPLTLSDPHSSPLSPPDPSPQSRSPPLSDPPKPSSATFEDWDEDEFEGLPILQDKPLLTPTITENDTPSDPKSNPPASPKAKPVPKSFTVEIVCGTFLIIFLINYFTGKRENENLALAWAAKFATKDSIFERNFSLLGVGEGEDSPLLLKEGQTVFKFYASGRRYCQGLLATMELKSRHDLISRLYNLVVPCKDEISFEVYMNDDAMDHVLFAVARKKLAKAMQKEVRDLQKFAGTVSPPTSGRKWVSEELAVISESKEVAADLITEAVLDQVFGEKAFEKFGKHFISMHFSDQHPGTHKRMLLFKFALPDANNMADMTRLVALVPYYIDLIGRYKLSSQARSKTEAARVKAAQEAYKELQNARQEALQKKKAERKKMMEEAEAKLSAESVRKREAKERARQMKKGMPKVKMTRAH from the exons ATGTTCATGTTACAGAACACATCAACAGTACACACTCGAAGGAAGTTGGAACAACAAATCTCCATCcacagagagagtgagagagagattgccATGGCGAGTCGAcccctctttccctctctcttgcATCTGCTCgctttcctctctctcctcaaccTCTTCCTTTCCCATCTCTCTCGCTCCCTCGTCCTTGCCGCCGATTCCCACTTCGAAGGCTTCGATTCCGAAGATGCAGATCCCGATATAGACTCCGATCCCGATATCCTCTACCCTAATTCCCTCCGATCCCCTCCTCTCACCCTTTCGGATCCCCACTCCTCCCCACTTTCTCCCCCGGATCCCAGTCCTCAATCTCGGTCTCCGCCTTTGTCGGATCCTCCCAAGCCTTCTTCCGCTACCTTCGAGGACTGGGACGAGGACGAATTCGAAGGCCTACCGATTCTCCAAGATAAGCCCCTCCTGACCCCGACTATCACCGAAAATGACACGCCTTCCGATCCAAAATCTAATCCCCCAGCCTCCCCTAAAGCGAAGCCAGTTCCGAAGTCCTTCACCGTCGAGATCGTGTGCGGGACTTTCCTGATCATATTCTTGATCAACTACTTCACCGGGAAGCGCGAGAACGAGAATCTTGCCCTCGCTTGGGCCGCTAAGTTCGCCACCAAAGACTCCATCTTCGAGCGGAATTTCAGTCTATTGGGGGTAGGCGAAGGGGAAGACTCGCCGTTGCTGCTGAAGGAGGGCCAGACCGTGTTCAAGTTCTATGCCAGTGGGCGCAGGTACTGCCAGGGTTTGCTGGCGACGATGGAGCTGAAGAGCCGGCATGATTTGATATCGAGGTTGTACAATTTGGTGGTGCCGTGCAAGGACGAGATTTCTTTCGAGGTGTATATGAACGACGACGCCATGGATCACGTGCTTTTCGCGGTGGCAAGGAAGAAGTTGGCGAAGGCGATGCAGAAGGAGGTCAGGGATTTGCAGAAGTTCGCAGGGACGGTGTCCCCGCCAACGAGTGGCAGGAAGTGGGTGAGCGAAGAGTTGGCAGTTATCTCGGAATCGAAGGAGGTGGCGGCGGATTTGATCACGGAGGCCGTGCTTGATCAG GTTTTTGGAGAAAAAGCTTTTGAGAAATTCGGAAAACATTTCATCTCGATGCATTTCTCTGATCAACACCCAGGCACACACAAGAGGATGCTATTGTTCAAGTTTGCCCTCCCAGATGCGAATAATATGGCCGATATGACTCGGTTGGTGGCTCTTGTACCTTATTATATTGACTTGATCGGGCGTTACAAACTTAGTTCTCAG GCTCGATCGAAAACAGAAGCAGCTAGAGTAAAGGCTGCTCAAGAGGCATATAAAGAACTTCAAAATGCTAGGCAAGAAGCCTTGCAGAAAAAGAAGGCAGAGAGGAAAAAGATGATGGAGGAAGCCGAGGCAAAGCTTAGTGCAGAGTCTGTTCGGAAGAGAGAAGCAAAAGAGCGTGCCCGTCAGATGAAGAAGGGGATGCCAAAAGTAAAGATGACGCGTGCACACTAG
- the LOC108982288 gene encoding metallothiol transferase FosB-like, whose protein sequence is MGNVGEIEEMQGLLIEEVEKMQEWSSSSTTMPLLALNHVSFVSKSLRKSIRFYEEVLGFVLIKRPSSFDFEGAWLFNYGIGIHLLESDAAPSKKGAINPKDNHISFQCTDMNRVIRKLEEMNIEYVTAVVKEGGITVDQLFFHDPDGYMVEICNCQNLPVLPLISCPLKLPNTSRNNTTSSFYDKPSTKMSFYGESEALMMENFVVDMMTISI, encoded by the exons atggggaacGTGGGAGAGATCGAAGAAATGCAGGGTTTGTTGATAGAAGAAGTCGAGAAAATGCAGGAGTGGTCTTCCTCTTCAACAACAATGCCTCTTCTAGCTCTGAATCATGTCTCATTCGTTTCCAAGTCTCTGAGAAAGTCCATCAGGTTCTATGAGGAAGTTTTGGGCTTTGTACTCATCAAACGCCCTTCCTCCTTCGACTTTGAAGGAGCTTG GTTGTTCAACTATGGTATTGGCATACATCTGCTGGAGTCAGACGCTGCCCCATCAAAGAAAGGCGCAATAAATCCAAAAGACAACCACATTTCATTCCAGTGCACAGACATGAACAGGGTTATTCGCAAACTAGAGGAGATGAACATAGAGTATGTTACAGCAGTGGTGAAAGAAGGTGGAATTACAGTTGATCAGCTTTTCTTCCATGACCCTGACGGGTACATGGTTGAAATATGCAATTGTCAAAATCTCCCTGTTCTTCCACTTATATCATGCCCTCTTAAGCTACCCAATACCAGCAGGAACAACACGACCTCATCGTTTTATG ATAAACCAAGCACAAAGATGTCATTCTATGGAGAATCTGAGGCGCTGATGATGGAGAATTTTGTGGTGGACATGATGACCATTTCGATCTGA